AGCTACTATTTTCTTTTTCGTCCAAACAAGTACGGTAAATCGTTAACCCAGATCAAGTCTCTAAGTATATGTATAGGTCTGAATAGGTATATCTGATTTGTATGAGCTTAAGTAAAGAGGAGAATATCCTTGTATAGGCATAGTATTATCTAACTTTCTACGCTATCTTAAAAAATTATATGTATAAAATTTTATACTCTTGAATTACTGTAACAATTAGTATAATGTAATAAACATGAAAAAAATATATCTGATCCTTTTCGCTGTATCATTATTACTTACAGCTTGTGAAAAAGCAAAAACTGTTATAACAAGGTCCAATGAAAAACCTGTCGTTATAATTGGTAATGAAAAGTACTATCAAAAAGACATAATAGAATACATCTATTTTGAACTACCTGATATAGATCTTTCCTCTTTAAATGATAACGATTTTAAACAGGAGATACTTAACAGCTTCATCAGACATAAGCTTATCTTATTAGAAGCCAAAAAAACAAAGATAAATATAGACAAAAATATGGTTAAAAATCTTTATAATAAACTAAACCCAAATCAAAACAGCAATGAAATAAACGAAAAATATGAAAAATTTATATCTGAAAAGATCCTTGCACAAAAGTTTATCGAAGAAAAAATCAAATCTGAAATAAAGATCTCTGATGAAGAGCTTAAGGAATACTACAATGAGTTTATCAAAAGCCGAACAGGTAAAATCTATTATCACATCTATCAAATAGTAAATGACGATAAACAAAAGATTGAAGAAGCTGCAAAACTTTTAAAATCTGGTAGAAGCTTCGAAGAAGTTGCTAAAACTTACTCCACTGGTCCCGAAGCAGAAAATGGTGGTGATATGGGTGTTATTGATCTTGAGAGCTTCCCCCCTGTTTTTGATATAGTTATGAAGATGAAGCCCGGAGATATCTCAAAAATAATTAGCTCCGAATACGGCTATCATATCTTGCTACTTAAAGAGATTATCCCATCAGAAAACCCATCTTTTGAGGAGATAAAAGATCTATTAAGGGATGAACTACTCTCCACCAAATGGGATCAATATCTTGAAAACTATGTAAAGGAGAAAATGAAAGATGTTAAAATCGAAATCAATCCTAATTTTAATTTTATTCACGATAATTCCACTAACGTCAAAAAGTGAAATTATTAACAGAATCCTCGCCATAGTAGGGGACAAGGTAATCACTCAATACGAAGTAGAGTCTTTTAATCCCAAAAGAGTGAAAGAGATATACTCGATAACAGACGAAGAGAAAAAAACCGCAGCCATCAAAACTTACTATAAAAATGTATTAGACTTTCTCGTAGAACAGTATACGTTAGAGGAGATCGGCAAAAAATACAACATCGTCGTATCTGAAAAAGAGGCTGAAGATGCCATAAAAGATATTATCCAGAGGAACAACATCTCCCAAAAGGACCTTGAAGAGGCTTTGGAAAATGAAGGGATTACAATGGCTCAATACAGATGGCAAGTCAAGATGGATATCCTGTCCACTCGTATAAAAAACAGAATTTTGAATCAACTCGTGGTAATCACAGAGCAAGATATAAGAAACTATGTCGATGAAAATCAGAATTCATTAGGTGTATCCAACCAGTATGAGCTTCGAATGATCCTGCTTAAAAATAAATCAAAACTACCTGATGCTAAGAAAGCGATCAAAGAAAAAGGGTTTATCGCAGCAGCAATAGAATTTTCTGATGACAAAACAGGGAAAAATGGAGGCTATCTCGGCTTTATCGGTTTTGACCATCTCACAAAAGATCTACAAGAAAAGGTAAAAGATGCTAAGCCAAAAGATCTTATAGAACTTGAAACAGAAAATGAGGTCAGAATTTTCTTAGTCGAGTCTATAAAGGATAAATACAGTCTCAATAAGGAGCTGCGGGAGAAAGTAGTAGCAGCAATTATGGACACCAGATACAAAGATGTCTATAAATCATGGATAGATAAAAACAGAACAGAGATATTTATAAGATACCTTTCATATTGATGAGATTGGACAAGTTTTTAAAAGTACTTTCTATTGTAAAACGAAGAACAGTCGCTAATGAGGTATCTTCTGAAGGGTCTGTTTTCGTAAACGATAGACCAGCCAAGCCATCTTACAAGGTGAAAGAGGGGGATATAATAAAACTTAGAATGTGGAACTATGAAAAGGTTATTCGTGTTATCGCAGTCCCAAGAAAAATTCAAATAAAAAAAAGTGAAATAAACAGCTATATAGAACTCATCTCCTATAAAACCTTAGACAGCAGGGACATTATTTTGCCACAAGATGAGGAGCTTTTTTGATAAAATCACCCTTTGTGGCATTTATTACAAAACTCTAATGATGCGTGATAACCGTTTTTTGGCCACTGTTTATGACACTGAAAGCAGTTATTACCACAGCCGTTTTCCTGAGGAGTAGTGATTATCCTATTCATCTTAGTTGTATCGTTGTGGCAATTTATACAAGTCCCAAGTGAAACATGTAACTCGTTATTTCTTAGCTTTTCATGACATTTAAAGCAATCCCCAGCGCAACCAGCCTGAGCTAATCTGAAATCTAAGAATAGAACCGATCCCAAAAAAATTGCTGCACATAATCCAAAAACAACTGGCCTCTTTTTGTTAAACATAGTTTTGCTCCCATATAGCAGATTAGTCCCTCATCTTCTATTATTTTAACATCGTTCATTATTTTGTCAACCATATCCCGGCCATATTTAAGAACAAGTTTATTCAAATCAACACCCTCCACCATCCTTATCCCAAAGACAATATCTTCTAACAACGCTTCCATAGCGTGTATATACTCCAATTTTTTTACATGTTTTTCTTCCAAATAGTCCCCGATGGTCCCTTCATTGGAATACCTGATCCTGCCCCGATCTAAGTTTTCCATACCATGAGCACTTATACCTATACCGATGTAATCCTCCATCCTCCAGTACTTCATATTGTGCTTAGACTCCTTACCTTTACGGGAGAAGTTTGAAATCTCATATTGATAAAACCCTTTGTCAGCAAGATAATCTATCACATACTCCATTTGTGTTTGCATCTCTACCATTTTAA
This genomic stretch from Calditerrivibrio sp. harbors:
- a CDS encoding peptidyl-prolyl cis-trans isomerase, whose product is MKKIYLILFAVSLLLTACEKAKTVITRSNEKPVVIIGNEKYYQKDIIEYIYFELPDIDLSSLNDNDFKQEILNSFIRHKLILLEAKKTKINIDKNMVKNLYNKLNPNQNSNEINEKYEKFISEKILAQKFIEEKIKSEIKISDEELKEYYNEFIKSRTGKIYYHIYQIVNDDKQKIEEAAKLLKSGRSFEEVAKTYSTGPEAENGGDMGVIDLESFPPVFDIVMKMKPGDISKIISSEYGYHILLLKEIIPSENPSFEEIKDLLRDELLSTKWDQYLENYVKEKMKDVKIEINPNFNFIHDNSTNVKK
- a CDS encoding SurA N-terminal domain-containing protein, with amino-acid sequence MLKSKSILILILFTIIPLTSKSEIINRILAIVGDKVITQYEVESFNPKRVKEIYSITDEEKKTAAIKTYYKNVLDFLVEQYTLEEIGKKYNIVVSEKEAEDAIKDIIQRNNISQKDLEEALENEGITMAQYRWQVKMDILSTRIKNRILNQLVVITEQDIRNYVDENQNSLGVSNQYELRMILLKNKSKLPDAKKAIKEKGFIAAAIEFSDDKTGKNGGYLGFIGFDHLTKDLQEKVKDAKPKDLIELETENEVRIFLVESIKDKYSLNKELREKVVAAIMDTRYKDVYKSWIDKNRTEIFIRYLSY
- a CDS encoding S4 domain-containing protein, encoding MRLDKFLKVLSIVKRRTVANEVSSEGSVFVNDRPAKPSYKVKEGDIIKLRMWNYEKVIRVIAVPRKIQIKKSEINSYIELISYKTLDSRDIILPQDEELF
- a CDS encoding coproporphyrinogen III oxidase family protein, translating into IYKYFNVEVTEFTVEMNPESVSVEKLKCFHEAKVTRVSLGVQSMDDEVLSFLGRVHKSVDVLKALDSISSMGFSINCDLIYDIPTVSENDIFSSINKLLVYPVDHLSCYNYTFDTPFLEEFKMVEMQTQMEYVIDYLADKGFYQYEISNFSRKGKESKHNMKYWRMEDYIGIGISAHGMENLDRGRIRYSNEGTIGDYLEEKHVKKLEYIHAMEALLEDIVFGIRMVEGVDLNKLVLKYGRDMVDKIMNDVKIIEDEGLICYMGAKLCLTKRGQLFLDYVQQFFWDRFYS